From the Leishmania donovani BPK282A1 complete genome, chromosome 30 genome, one window contains:
- a CDS encoding Zn finger protein, putative yields MSHSALAYAACPMCTRVVHMGQMLHHILSTHKEQDPAYWMRLCNARLALYERVTGAPLEGTETMHGACLVQATAGVADAADSEAMMPDGLSLSTPLSAQDALRPFLPTVSETGAYTCNWCTLRSVAFSSRDAFLLHVAKDHPKLDFDVVESLVPQPHTVLSRAARNEGTDTPAPRAPAAESDVAMSDSWTRQQRGGAGCVGAASNLHAAEGFLDVAYPVRRMPGVRTVKDTNVVTVKPEVHQLGTTVGRVGGKTFDPAPISTGGRRSRAAVLASSTASATAVASDLHFDKDCFPCELCFRVFVSELNLLQHLESKHANPTAFASASDADVERGAPPGTAFASSTAAASPSSVEVFVVCDRCTDRKKVFRSSSALFSHIRFRHPAEDAAYETERMIEEQKQSRVFQCRQCSYRYPDANRLDAHMRDAHGVVGCADESTIRGGRVVAGTAQAHGSGELKTAQPSLFSALPPVTVRTRFWCNVCEKGFANASALYAHTESKHTTIASLYPCPACKREFRDVPSLELHVRLCHKNLSLKDMGLQSSVECPDCLRHFLNYESLHDHAVRHHGKSAIAPVRSFLTPASASTAGDGVGVAAVAAAVPVPGMSADASGSTTPPLAVSAPPKPRKVTRRKKEPSKAATES; encoded by the coding sequence ATGTCGCACAGCGCTCTCGCCTACGCCGCGTGCCCCATGTGCACCCGGGTCGTGCACATGGGACAGATGCTGCACCACATACTCTCTACGCACAAGGAGCAGGACCCGGCATACTGGATGCGCCTGTGCAATGCACGACTGGCCCTGTACGAGCGGGTCACCGGCGCTCCGCTCGAAGGCACGGAGACCATGCATGGCGCTTGCTTGGTACAAGCAACTGCGGGTgtcgccgatgccgccgacTCTGAGGCGATGATGCCAGATGGGCTTTCGCTTTCCACTCCTCTGAGTGCGCAAGACGCACTGCGGCCATTCTTGCCGACCGTCTCGGAGACTGGGGCGTACACATGCAACTGGTGCACGCTTAGAAGCGTTGCCTTTTCGAGCCGAGACGCCTTCCTTCTCCACGTCGCCAAGGATCACCCGAAGCTCGACTTTGACGTTGTGGAGTCGCTTGTTCCTCAGCCTCACACGGTCTTGTCCAGAGCAGCACGCAACgaaggcacagacacacccgCTCCGAGGGCGCCCGCGGCAGAGAGTGACGTGGCGATGTCGGACTCGTggacgcggcagcagcgcggcggcgcaggatgCGTTGGGGCGGCTTCTAACTTACATGCGGCGGAGGGGTTTCTGGATGTAGCATACCCGGTGCGCCGCATGCCTGGCGTGCGCACCGTGAAGGACACGAACGTCGTGACGGTGAAGCCGGAGGTGCACCAGTTGGGCACCACTGTAGGACGTGTAGGTGGCAAAACGTTCGACCCCGCTCCCATTTCCACTGGGGGCAGGCGGTCCCGGGCCGCCGTCTTGGCCTCCTCTACGGCCAGCGCTACGGCAGTGGCGAGTGACCTGCACTTCGACAAGGACTGCTTCCCGTGTGAGCTGTGCTTCCGCGTCTTTGTATCGGAGCTGAatcttctccagcacctcgAAAGTAAGCACGCCAACCCCACCGCTTTTGCCTCGGcgagcgacgccgacgtAGAGCGTGGAGCACCTCCCGGCACTGCTTTCGCATCTTCAacagctgcggcgtcgccgtcgtccgtGGAGGTGTTTGTCGTATGTGATCGCTGCACAGACCGAAAGAAAGTCTTCCGCTCGTCGTCGGCCCTGTTCTCACACATTCGCTTCCGCCATCCTGCGGAGGATGCGGCCTACGAAACGGAGCGGATGATcgaggagcagaagcagAGTCGCGTGTTTCAATGCCGGCAGTGCAGCTATCGCTACCCAGACGCGAACAGACTGgatgcgcacatgcgtgaCGCGCACGGGGTTGTGGGCTGCGCCGACGAGAGCACTATCCGGGGAGGGCGCGTCGTCGCAGGaacggcgcaggcgcatgGATCTGGTGAACTGAAGACGGCGCAGCCATCCCTCTTttcagcgctgccaccggtCACGGTGCGGACACGATTTTGGTGCAACGTGTGCGAGAAGGGCTTTGCGAATGCGTCAGCGCTGTACGCGCACACGGAGTCGAAGCACACGACCATCGCCAGCCTGTACCCCTGCCCCGCGTGCAAGCGCGAGTTTCGCGATGTTCCGTCGTTAGAGTTGCATGTCCGGCTTTGTCACAAGAACCTCAGCCTCAAGGATATGGGGCTTCAGTCTTCCGTGGAGTGCCCCGACTGCCTGCGACACTTTCTCAACTACGAGTCACTGCACGATCACGCCGTTCGACACCACGGCAAGAGCGCCATCGCCCCTGTCCGCAGCTTCCTAACCCCCGCGTCGGCGTCCACCGCGGGAGACGGAgtcggtgttgctgctgttgctgctgctgtaccAGTACCCGGCATGAGCGCTGATGCCTCTGGCAGCACGACGCCACCCCTCGCCGTATCCGCTCCACCGAAGCCGCGCAAGGTAACTCGACGTAAGAAAGAACCATCAAAGGCTGCCACCGAGTCGTAG
- a CDS encoding ribosomal RNA adenine dimethylase family protein, putative yields MPKEPRAVPMGIISAEPIHAASRKIKFGTKTITLGKSTPQGHRRGTAAEGLKKKRASSGVKTGGSQSGIVFNKGFGQHILKNPLVIAAIVEKAAIKPTDIVIEIGPGTGNLTEKLLQTAKKVIAFEIDPRMVAELNKRFQNTPLASKLQIIRGNCLEQDFPYFDKCVANVPYAISSALVFKLLKTPTFKCAVLMFQREFALRVCAQPGSEAYCRLSVNSQLLARCSHLMKISKNSFNPPPKVESSVIRLDPKHPRPDVDFEEWDGLVKMLFSRKNKKSSSIFRTKAAVQALYDKYVSYRKMEGGQPVGTATSGAKPLTSSSSADVGSSVSLEQFRVLLDSVIADPMFEKRSRMLDEEALMTMLAHFIKHGIHFI; encoded by the coding sequence ATGCCGAAGGAGCCGCGGGCGGTGCCAATGGGCATCATCAGTGCCGAGCCCATCCACGCTGCATCCCGCAAGATCAAGTTCGGCACGAAGACCATCACGTTAGGCAAGTCAACCCCACAAGGACACAgacgcggcacagcggctGAGGGTctcaagaagaagagggcaaGCTCTGGTGTCAAGACTGGCGGCAGCCAGTCCGGTATCGTCTTCAACAAAGGCTTCGGCCAGCACATTCTCAAGAACCCGCTtgtcatcgccgccatcgtcgaaAAGGCCGCCATCAAGCCCACCGACATCGTCATCGAGATCGGCCCCGGCACGGGCAACTTGACAGAGAAACTGCTGCAGACGGCGAAGAAGGTGATCGCCTTCGAGATTGACCCGCGCATGGTGGCGGAGTTGAACAAGCGCTTCCAGAACACGCCGTTGGCCTCGAAGCTGCAGATTATCCGCGGCAACTGCCTTGAGCAGGACTTCCCATACTTCGACAAGTGTGTGGCCAACGTGCCGTATGCAATTTCGTCGGCGCTGGTGTTCAAGCTGCTCAAGACACCCACATTCAAATGTGCCGTACTCATGTTTCAGCGTGAGTTCGCcctgcgcgtctgcgcacAGCCCGGATCGGAGGCCTACTGTCGACTCTCTGTGAActcgcagctgctcgcccgctgcagccaccTCATGAAGATCAGCAAGAACAGCTTCAACCCTCCGCCGAAGGTCGAGTCGAGCGTCATTCGGCTCGACCCCAAGCACCCACGACCTGATGTGGATTTCGAGGAGTGGGACGGGCTCGTGAAGATGCTCTTCAGCCGCAAGAACAAGAAGTCCTCGTCGATATTTCGTACCAAGGCGGCTGTGCAGGCTCTGTACGACAAGTACGTGAGCTATCGAAAGATGGAGGGCGGTCAGCCCGTCGGAACCGCCACGTCCGGCGCAAAGCCCTTGACGTCCAGTAGCAGTGCGGATGTGGGCTCTTCCGTGTCGCTCGAGCAGTTCCGCGTGTTGCTGGACTCGGTGATTGCGGACCCCATGTTCGAAAAGCGCAGTCGCATGCTTGACGAGGAGGCATTGATGACTATGCTTGCCCACTTCATCAAGCACGGCATTCACTTCATCTAA
- a CDS encoding ubiquitin hydrolase, putative, with translation MSLSSQGSTPWKFRGDAAASVGAITAVEFDPDVELLWVCDAFGTLMSFSLQSQGQGEAPAWVNYSSFSVSSRPATNIFFLNMGGERMVTVADREVIRGYKRGGVLMMCLPQPTAVQNYIDLFQANSNTGAMFYTGNAGLTRLILNHQETDQLTVPMEATVVALKQCDRWVATGSASGAVYVRSASDLSVVGQATPSRNRVMALEVFDNTVMAAYSERSATSFVKVFDVRKMPEAVSTIQDIPSGNVTQMRRYQDGFGLSSDRAFLLSPAGFHIIQLDQEKPVFSSSPLSEGSCTAVAVSPSNMCAAIGNDKGTFYALAHPATRDDYVMSTFVQPVRPKHPVYHHSWEEPNIADGFDDSVDLGTLASNWPEEDYMILTVPQKLRCVNYESHSIVPNEWGLMRADSCLPDPKDKLSSILPNPYPFNTQLGDDPACAQEALLELRKDMKRKHKSSRGGGGEYSPMEDSLQVCYSVQHKLDWRSYNEIAQRVIGIDNSFPECWITPLLQSLYLCQPPEFPIRKVILRHICKREFCMTCEIAFIFANMLTTSASVMGMKGEALPPIVPVAHFIRTLRQIRAFANTDVFQRPKNRDDAVAKMHLAQRLVLETLHKDLQDQKAYPFMNYEAPPEYEGAIAALFGTEFTSNGRVHIEPRFYWEVPGSALKVDEGLQHLLKQLEGYKDQVQIKRLPPIIVLLLNPEHSNLKPPTSLKISRAGKEDYNYVLNSNIVHLADDVEDTGNFVSQQRIKDDSFSLVNDYRVTAPMKMQELERLVPALRSYSAVVTFYALDNLTTPPYARLDDSRTPNLWHLLGPLLTNDVLSRPLLRDPAKQAFRSPLSSYTEIRAGDLIAIDAEYVVLKWASRDEGNEMFYVSQRKPHMGLARVSCILSSKDGDERTIVDDYVHIPEEIEDYVTQYSGIHPGDLDPLESSKSLTSLKSTYLKLRALVDGGVVFVGHGLAQDFRVCNIVVPRKQIIDTLEIFHKPGSRYLSLRFLAYHVLGESVQEDEHDSIEDARTSLRLYRKYQQLKSEGTFEGVLDHLMAKGAETSWYVPDTKSLFRDTPQTPPVSVMGSPVLEKMAKAVPENDERDVNTFDMAAAAAAVAATTEGDEDDEDGDDDAPTASEVLEAVRKSMER, from the coding sequence ATGAGTCTCAGCTCGCAAGGTAGCACACCGTGGAAATTccgcggcgatgccgcggcgtctGTTGGGGCCATCACGGCGGTGGAGTTTGACCCCGATGTGGAGCTGCTTTGGGTGTGCGACGCCTTCGGCACGCTCATGAGCTTCTCGCTGCAGTCGCAGGGCCAGGGTgaggcgccggcgtgggTGAACTACTCCTCGTTCTCCGTCTCCAGCCGCCCTGCCACGAATATTTTTTTCCTCAACATGGGTGGCGAGCGTATGGTGACAGTGGCGGACCGGGAGGTGATCCGCGGGTACAAGCGCGGTGGCGTGTTGATGATGTGCCTGCCGCAGCCCACCGCTGTGCAGAACTACATCGACCTCTTCCAGGCTAACAGCAACACCGGCGCGATGTTCTACACCGGCAACGCTGGCCTGACGCGGCTGATCCTCAACCACCAAGAGACGGACCAGCTCACCGTTCCGATggaggcgacggtggtggctcTGAAGCAGTGCGACCGATGGGTTGCCACCGGGAGCGCCTCTGGCGCCGTGTACGTGCGCAGTGCGTCTGATCTTAGCGTGGTTGGCCAGGCTACCCCGTCGCGGAACCGCGTCATGGCGCTGGAGGTGTTCGACAACACGGTGATGGCGGCCTACTCGGAGCGGTCGGCGACGTCCTTTGTGAAGGTGTTCGATGTGCGGAAAATGCCGGAGGCGGTGTCGACGATTCAGGACATCCCGTCTGGCAATGTGACACAGATGCGCCGCTACCAGGACGGCTTCGGGCTGTCGAGCGACCGCGCCTTCCTGCTGTCGCCCGCAGGCTTCCACATTATCCAGCTGGATCAGGAGAAGCCGGTGTTCTCGTCGAGCCCACTGAGCGagggcagctgcaccgccgtggcTGTCTCCCCGTCCAACATGTGCGCCGCCATCGGTAACGACAAGGGCACCTTCTACGCCCTCGCCCACCCAGCCACGCGAGACGACTACGTGATGTCCACGTTTGTTCAGCCGGTGCGGCCAAAACACCCCGTCTACCACCACAGCTGGGAGGAGCCGAACATCGCAGACGGCTTCGACGACTCGGTCGACCTCGGCACCCTCGCCTCCAACTGGCCGGAGGAGGACTACATGATCCTTACCGTACCGCAGAAGCTGCGGTGCGTCAACTACGAGTCGCACAGCATTGTGCCGAACGAGTGGGGGCTGATGCGGGCAGACAGCTGCCTGCCAGATCCGAAGGACAAACTCAGCTCCATCTTGCCGAACCCATACCCCTTCAACACACAGCTCGGCGACGACCCGGCCTgcgcgcaggaggcgctgctcgagctgCGCAAAGATATGAAGCGCAAGCACAAGTCCtcgcgtggtggcggcggcgagtaCAGCCCGATGGAGGACTCCCTGCAGGTCTGCTACAGCGTTCAGCACAAGTTGGACTGGCGCAGCTACAACGAGATCGCACAGCGCGTCATTGGCATCGACAACAGCTTCCCTGAGTGTTGGATCACGCCGCTCCTGCAGTCGCTCTATCTATGCCAGCCGCCTGAGTTTCCCATCCGCAAGGTCATCCTGCGACACATCTGCAAGCGGGAGTTCTGCATGACGTGCGAGATCGCCTTCATCTTCGCCAACATGCTGACCACGTCCGCGAGTGTGATGGGGATGAAgggcgaggcgctgccgccgattGTGCCGGTGGCGCACTTCATTCGGACGTTGCGGCAGATCCGTGCCTTCGCGAATACAGACGTGTTCCAGCGGCCAAAAAACCGCGATGATGCGGTGGCGAAGATGCacctggcgcagcggctggtgCTGGAAACACTGCACAAGGATCTGCAAGACCAGAAGGCGTACCCCTTCATGAACTACGAAGCGCCGCCCGAGTACGAGGGCGCCATCGCGGCTCTCTTTGGCACTGAGTTCACGTCAAACGGCCGCGTGCACATTGAGCCGCGCTTCTACTGGGAGGTGCCCGGCTCCGCGCTCAAGGTGGATGAGGGGCTGCAACACCTGCTGAAGCAGTTGGAGGGGTATAAAGATCAGGTGCAGATTAAGCGACTTCCACCCATCATTGTCCTGCTACTGAACCCGGAGCACAGCAACCTGAAGCCGCCAACGAGCCTCAAGATTTCGCGTGCGGGCAAGGAGGACTACAATTACGTGCTGAACAGCAATATCGTGCAcctcgccgacgacgtgGAGGACACGGGCAACTTCGTcagccagcagcgcatcaAGGATGACAGCTTTTCACTCGTGAACGACTACCGCGTGACGGCGCCAATGAAGATGCAAGAGCTGGAGCGCCTGGTGCCCGCGCTGCGCTCCTACTCGGCTGTGGTCACCTTCTACGCCCTTGACAACCTCACCACGCCGCCGTACGCCCGCCTGGACGACTCGCGCACCCCGAACTTGTGGCATCTACTTGGCCCTCTGCTGACAAACGACGTGCTGTcgcgtccgctgctgcgagacCCAGCGAAGCAGGCCTTCCGATCGCCCTTGTCCTCGTACACGGAGATCAGGGCTGGCGACCTCATCGCCATCGACGCGGAGTACGTGGTGCTCAAATGGGCGAGCCGAGACGAGGGCAACGAGATGTTCTACGTGTCGCAGCGCAAGCCGCACATGGGCCTAGCCCGTGTGAGCTGCATCCTGAGCAGCAAGGACGGCGATGAGCGCACCATCGTGGACGACTACGTGCACATTCCCGAGGAGATCGAGGACTACGTGACGCAGTACAGCGGCATCCACCCCGGTGACCTCGACCCACTTGAGTCGTCCAAGAGCCTAACGTCGCTCAAGTCGACGTACCTGAAGTTGCGCGCGCTggtcgacggcggcgttgtcTTTGTTGGCCACGGCCTCGCTCAAGACTTTCGCGTGTGCAACATCGTCGTGCCGCGCAAGCAGATCATCGACACACTCGAGATATTCCACAAGCCCGGGTCCCGGTACCTCTCGCTGCGCTTCCTGGCATACCACGTGCTCGGCGAGAGCGTGCAGGAGGACGAGCACGACTCCATCGAGGACGCCCGCACGTCACTGCGTCTCTACCGCAAGTACCAGCAGCTCAAGAGCGAGGGCACCTTCGAGGGCGTGCTGGACCATCTGATGGCAAAAGGTGCGGAGACGAGCTGGTACGTGCCCGATACGAAGTCGTTGTTCCGCGACACCCCACAGACCCCGCCAGTGTCCGTGATGGGTTCACCTGTACTCGAGAAGATGGCAAAGGCCGTCCCGGAGAACGACGAAAGAGACGTAAACACGTTTGacatggctgctgctgctgctgcggtggcggcgacgaccgaaggcgacgaggatgacgaggacggcgacgacgatgcccCCACTGCCAGCGAAGTGCTGGAGGCCGTGCGCAAGTCCATGGAGCGTTAG
- a CDS encoding AUT2/APG4/ATG4 cysteine peptidase, putative, whose amino-acid sequence MLRYVQDLWSAFFPTEAVFPLQVVGRSGAAVESREELEKALTDTFLIFTYRDGFEAIPAVTRLIETDQGWGCLLRTSQMLLAHFLWVHGRPADRRLSLFFDHSAETAPFSIHNMIRSLWNRRAFKAEYWSPSQGCEAIKRTVQGAVKTEQLQTRVMVVTSANGCIYADEVQHTFKQGADVVLVLASVRVSAAAQLTQESYLQIEKLMEQPQCLGVVGGVPGRSYYFFAHNQTQLFYLDPHQRTAAALLSEGPSAAVSVTPSVADVRCVHWSRVDTSLFLAFAVTTRDEWAALEVHLSNRFMHVESQRTQRDCDQLSRARPGHADGTFLSPLQTGDNCGMGGTSISEVAPLAHRRTLRVPRKRFKEGEVGTATAAKAERNDGEDEVDTDSWEYLD is encoded by the coding sequence ATGCTCCGCTACGTGCAAGACTTATGGAGCGCCTTCTTCCCCACGGAGGCGGTCTTTCCACTCCAAGTCGTCGGCAGGTCTGGCGCTGCCGTAGAATCGCGAGAGGAGTTAGAGAAGGCGCTCACCGACACATTTCTCATCTTCACGTACCGGGACGGCTTCGAGGCGATCCCGGCCGTCACGCGCCTGATCGAGACAGACCAGGGCTGGGGCTGCCTTCTGCGCACCTCGCAGATGCTTCTGGCTCATTTCTTGTGGGTCCACGGCCGTCCAGCGGATCGCAGactttctcttttcttcgACCACAGTGCCGAGACGGCGCCGTTCTCGATCCACAACATGATCCGAAGTTTATGGAATCGGCGGGCGTTCAAGGCGGAGTACTGGAGCCCATCGCAGGGCTGCGAGGCCATCAAGCGCACGGTGCAGGGTGCCGTAAagacggagcagctgcagacgcGCGTGATGGTGGTGACGTCCGCAAACGGGTGCATCTACGCCGACGAGGTGCAGCACACTTTCAAACAGGGGGCGGATGTGGTGCTCGTCTTGGCCTCCGTGCGCGTgagtgctgcggcgcagctgacgcagGAGAGCTATCTCCAGATAGAAAAACTGAtggagcagccgcagtgtCTGGGGGTTGTCGGCGGAGTACCAGGACGGAGCTACTACTTCTTTGCTCACAACCAAACACAGCTCTTCTACCTGGACCCGCACCAGCgaaccgccgccgcgctgctgagTGAGGGGCCGTCCGCCGCGGTCTCTGTCACGCCATCCGTCGCCGATGTGCGTTGTGTGCATTGGTCACGCGTGGACACGTCGCTGTTTCTCGCCTTTGCCGTTACGACACGCGATGAGTGggccgcgctggaggtgcaTCTCTCTAACAGATTTATGCACGTCGAATCGCAGCGGACGCAGCGCGACTGCGATCAGCTCAGTCGTGCGCGGCCGGGGCACGCCGACGGCACCTTTTTGTCCCCGCTGCAGACGGGCGATAATTGTGGGATGGGCGGCACGTCAATTTCCGAGGTGGCTCCACTAGCACACCGGCGTACGTTGCGGGTGCCTCGCAAGAGGTTCAAGGAGGGTGAGGTAggcactgccaccgctgcgaaAGCGGAGAGGAATGATGGTGAAGACGAGGTTGACACGGACTCGTGGGAGTATCTGGattga